The following is a genomic window from Bacillota bacterium.
GCCCAAACCGATGGCCTCGGCGATGGGCGGCGTGCCCGCCTCGAACTTGTGCGGCAAATCGGCCCACGTCGCGCCTTCCAGCGTGACCGAGCGGATCATGTCGCCGCCGCTCAAGAACGGGTCCATCGCCTCCAGCAGCTCGCGGCGTCCCCACAGGACCCCGATGCCGGTAGGCCCCATCATCTTATGCCCCGAGAAAGCCAGGAAGTCGCAGCCCATAGCCTGCACGTCCACCGGCATGTGGGGCACGGCTTGCGCGCCGTCAACCAGCACTACGGCGCCTTTGCGGTGCGCGGCCGCGGCGATCTCCTGCACCGGCACGATGGTGCCAAGCACGTTGGACGCGGCCGTCACGGCCACCAGCTTCGTGCGCTCGGTGATCACCTCGTCCAGGTCGTCGGTGCGCAGGCGACCGTCCTCCGTCACGCGGAAGAAGCGCAGGCGCGCACCCGTAGCCTTGGCGGCCAGCTGCCACGGCACCAGGTTCGAGTGGTGCTCGATGGGCGACACGAGGATCTCGTCGCCTTCCTTCAAGTTGCGCCGCGCCCAGCTGTAGGCCACCAAGTTGATGGCTTCCGTCGCATTCTTGACGAATACGACGGTTTCCGCTTCCGGCGCATTGATGAAGCGCGCCACTTTGCGGCGCGCTTCCTCATAGCGAAGAGTAGCCTTCTCGCCCAGCGCGTGGATGGCGCGGTGGACGTTGGCGTTGTATTCCTCGTAGAAGCTGCGAACGGCCTCGATCACGGCCCGCGGCTTTTGCGCCGTAGCCGCGCTGTCCAGATACACCAGCGGCCGGCCGTTGACCGTTTGGCTAAGGACCGGGAAATCCCGGCGAATCGCCTGAACGTCTATCATGCCCTCATCTTCCGTTCGATGAGATTGACGACGTAATCCCGCACGGTCTGCATGGGGATGTGCTCCAGCACCGTGTTCAGGAAGCCGTCGACGATAAGCCGCTTGGCTTCCCCTTCCCGCAAGCCGCGGCTGCGCAGGTAGAACAGGTGCTCCTCGATGACCTTGCCGACCGTCGCCGCGTGGCCTGCGCCCTGCACGTTTTCCTCCTCCACGTGCAGCTGCGGGATGCTGTACGCCCGGGCCGTCGGGTCCAGCACCAGCGTGTTGCCCCGCTGGAACCCCGCGCTGTCGACCGCGCCGCTCTTCAGCAGCGTATACGGCCCGTACACGGCCCGCCCTTCGTCCTTGACGACGCCGCGCACGAGGATGTCGCTGCTGGTCTCGCGCGCTTCCTGAATCATGCGCATCTCCAGGTCCAGGTGCTGCTGGCCGGAGGCGAAAAAGACGCCCAGCCCCCGCACTTCGCAACCCTGGCCGTTGAGGCGGCTGTCGATCTCGTTGACCGACAAGGAGCCGCCGAACTCGGCCGAAATCCAGTCGGTATGGCTGCGCGGCTCCGGCACTGTGCGGCGCACCACCAGGTTCTGCACGCCTTCGGACAGCGCCTGAACGTTGCTCATGACGGCCCGCGCGCCTTCGCCGGTGAACAGCTCCAGCACGCCGAAGCGGTACGCCCGGGTCAACGCCGCGGGGCTGGCCGCCGTCTCCACCACGTTGACGCGGCTGTCGGCCTCCGCTACCACGATGTTATGATCGAACACGGCCAGCTGCGGCTCGTCGATCCAGACGAAATATTCGACCGGCTTCTTCAGCCGCACGCCCGCGGGCACGTACACGAACAGCCCGTCCGCGTGCAGCGCCGCGTTCAGCGCCACGATCTTGTTGTCGCCGCCCGGGAACGGCCGGTTCATGAAGTACTTTTCCACCAGCTCGGGATGTTCTTTCGTCGCCGCCGCCAGGCCCGTGACGATGACGCCTTCGGGCACGTCGTCGCCCAGCTGCCGGTAGACGACCGCGGAGTTGCGCAGCACCACGATGATGCGGCCCGCCGGGTCGCCCACCAGCACCCGCAGCTCTTCCGGCAGCTCCTCCCACGCGGCCACCGGCGCCGTGTCCACGTACGGGACGAAGTTCTCGAAGTGAGACTCCTTCAGCCGCGTGCGCTCGTACTGCGGCACGGGCAGCTGCTCGAAGCGTTCCCACGCCGCCAGCCGCCGCTCGGTCATCCACGCGGGCTCGCTGCGGCGCCGGGACAGCTCCGCGATGTACTCCTGATCCAGCTTCGTCTGCGTGGCCATACACCGCTCCCCCTCGCGCCGCATCAGCCCGCGCTAATCTCGCTCCGCAACCAGTCGTACCCTTTCTCCTCAAGCTCCCTGGCCAGCTCGGGGCCGCCGGAACGCACGATGCGCCCGTCCATCATGATGTGGACGTAGTCGGGCTTCAGGTACTCGAGGATACGCTGGTAGTGGGTGATAACCAGCACGCCCAGCTCCTCGCCGCGCTGCCGGCGCTGCCGGTTGACGCCCTCGGCGACGATCTTGAGCGCGTCGATGTCCAGGCCCGAGTCGGTCTCGTCCATGATGGCGATGCGAGGCCGCAGCAGCGCCATCTGCAAGATCTCGTGGCGCTTCTTCTCGCCGCCGGAGAACCCTTCATTCAGGTACCGCCCGGCGAATTCCTCGTCCATGTCCAGCTCCGCCATATGCTGCTTCAGCAGCTGGTGGAACTCGAGGACGGAAAGAGGCTGCGTGCCGCCGTGGATCGCGTTGTAGGCCGCGCGCAGGAAGTTGGCTACGGTGACGCCAGGAATCTCAACGGGATACTGAAACGCGAGGAACAACCCCTTGCGGGCCCGCTCATCGGGCTCCATCTCCAGGATGTCCTCGCCGTCCATCAGCACTTCGCCGTCTTCCACCACGTACCGGGGATGCCCCATCAGCGTGTTGGCCAGCGTGCTCTTGCCGGAGCCGTTGGGCCCCATGATGGCGTGCACTTCGCCGCCGCGCACGGTCAGTGACACGCCTTTGAGAATTTCATTTCCCTCTATGCTGACGCGCAGATCCTTGATTTCCAGCGTCGGTCTGGACATGCAGTCGATTCCCTCCCCGATGACGACGGCCCCAAAAAGGCCGCAAATTGCCTTCCTTCATTGTGCCGTAGCCCTTCGGGGGTGTCAAGTACGCCTCCGGACAAGGAGACCGGGTCCATGGAGGTGAATTACTTATGTATGTGCCCGAGTCGGGCATTCCCGGCGACGCGGCCGTGTTGCGGCTTTCGGCGTCGCCGGTCACGCGTGAATTTGGTTCGTTTCAGGAGTGTGTTGGTTCAAGTGCGCACGCAGCGTTCGGAACAGCTGTACCAGCGGGCTTTGCAGCACATCGCGGGCGGCGTCAACAGTCCGGCCCGCTCCTTTGACGCCGTGGGCGGAAAGCACCCAATCTTTATGCGCCGGGCCCAGGGCGCTTATTTCTGGGACGTCGACGGCAACAAATACATCGACTACTTGGCCGCCTACGGCGCCATCATCCTGGGCCATGCGCATCCGGCCGTCACCGAGGCCATCGCGAAGGCGGCCGAACGAGGCACGGTGTTCGGCACGCCCCACGAGCAGGAAATCGCGTTCGTGGAGCAGATCAAGAAGGCCATCCCCTACCTCGAGAAGATCCGCCTGGTCAACTCGGGCACCGAAGCCGTCATGTCGGCGGTGCGCCTGGCACGAGGCGTCACGCGCCGAAACAAGATCATTAAGTTCGCGGGCTGCTACCACGGCCATTCCGACCCGATGCTGCTGGAGGCCGGCTCAGGCCCGTCGCAGCTCAACAACGCGGTCAGCGCCGGCATTACGCCCGGCGTCGCCCAAGACGTCATCGTCCTGCCGTACAACGACCCCGCGGCGCTGGAGCAGTTCCTGGACGAGCTCGAGCGGCGCGGCGGCAGCGGTCCCGACGGCGACCACGACATCGCGGCGCTGCTGCTGGAGCCCATCGTC
Proteins encoded in this region:
- a CDS encoding cysteine desulfurase, which translates into the protein MDVQAIRRDFPVLSQTVNGRPLVYLDSAATAQKPRAVIEAVRSFYEEYNANVHRAIHALGEKATLRYEEARRKVARFINAPEAETVVFVKNATEAINLVAYSWARRNLKEGDEILVSPIEHHSNLVPWQLAAKATGARLRFFRVTEDGRLRTDDLDEVITERTKLVAVTAASNVLGTIVPVQEIAAAAHRKGAVVLVDGAQAVPHMPVDVQAMGCDFLAFSGHKMMGPTGIGVLWGRRELLEAMDPFLSGGDMIRSVTLEGATWADLPHKFEAGTPPIAEAIGLGVAVDYLTALGMENVYRHEQQLVRYAMEQLRRVEGVTIYGPEQRGGVVTFNVEGVHPHDLATVLNEEGIAIRAGHHCAQPIMEWLGVPATARASFYVYNTEEDVDRLVAAIERAKEFFGHVARK
- the sufC gene encoding Fe-S cluster assembly ATPase SufC encodes the protein MSRPTLEIKDLRVSIEGNEILKGVSLTVRGGEVHAIMGPNGSGKSTLANTLMGHPRYVVEDGEVLMDGEDILEMEPDERARKGLFLAFQYPVEIPGVTVANFLRAAYNAIHGGTQPLSVLEFHQLLKQHMAELDMDEEFAGRYLNEGFSGGEKKRHEILQMALLRPRIAIMDETDSGLDIDALKIVAEGVNRQRRQRGEELGVLVITHYQRILEYLKPDYVHIMMDGRIVRSGGPELARELEEKGYDWLRSEISAG